A genomic segment from Drosophila miranda strain MSH22 chromosome 3, D.miranda_PacBio2.1, whole genome shotgun sequence encodes:
- the LOC108158475 gene encoding integrin alpha-PS3 isoform X2: MARQGHLSILTRDVLLLFCCLAGSVGAFNLSPRPNRQINDPQFATALPKVRASYFGYTMSLRPNGVIVGAPRAQSSLESQRQINETGAIYRCSLSTGSCNPYVLDPNGNRDAPFSEYTYDSERKDFQWLGGSMDGGTSDADKLLVCAPRFYAPSTKDYHMHGVCYWVKNTLAGSPEHVNRISPLRLKTDQVVQENNEINFYYILGELGLSAHVSDDNSKFLIGAPGIYTWKGSVILYGRVDPAENPSVSRRDTSSALRRKTRESDSNDYTPDNFVPEIPKPQNWGQQDDSYFGYSVASGYFDSTNLTTLLYVATAPQANRQSGEAYIFDVLGKTIKKFHVFRGEQFGEYFGYSVLAEDLNGDGRTDVVISAPQHSQEDSHDNGAIYVFINKGFFNFESKLLRSPIASKARFGTTLTRLGDINHDGYNDIAVGAPFAGNGSVFIYLGSEHGLRNQPSQRLDAPSGKPSKYGEHMFGHGLSRGSDIDGNGFNDFAIGAPNAEAVYLYRAYPVVRLKATVKSQSREIKPEQDKVAITACYGITTTATAPAVQKQEMTIRIVIDSQLKRAKFTQTQSHEMSFTVDAGLTEQCQVFECVVRYSEKDIFTPIELEMHYELTKKVPDSEDFCETCVAVDPAEPKVYTEKIIFSTGCATDICIADLQLKSKDVSPTYTLGSGNTLRLNYEITNNGETAYLPQFNVTSVPHLSFAQIPGNCRVSDTGMVCDLNRGRPLAKGDRDGITISFDVSSLSGLALIINAEVFSTGYEKNPMDNRQTNVISLREYTEIDATGGQINGQIDLEHYKNSAEIINNYEIKSNGPSIIDDLTLSFHIPIAYKIAGSTAIIPIINMTTLKMQATYDAQLLGIELFDQNNTMLILDPIEISSTRGIQSTERTVIRQNGQGYDITTSGHIHQSWQELDSDMVATASMTRKRRDLKAVTANREQYARISNAKAHDLLSEDFKGKLPVNRTIVFNCRDPDMTICIRAEMRVYNFRADKPVNLNVRYSVDLNEVNAILLDPWEYFVILTDLDLLKKGDLSGSSYSINRKIEPNVISKHLQSRLPIWIIIVSIIGGLLLLSAISYALYKFGFFNRAKKEELNRLVNQSPDEPEAENLNSDGNN; the protein is encoded by the exons ATGGCGCGGCAAGGTCACTTGTCGATCCTGACTCGGGATGTATTGCTGCTGTTCTGCTGTCTCGCGGGCAGCGTAGGGGCCTTTAACTTATCCCCTCGTCCGAATAGGCAGATAAACGATCCACAGTTCGCCACCGCTTTGCCCAAAGTGCGTGCGTCATATTTTGGTTATACCATGAGCCTGCGACCGAATGG TGTCATTGTAGGAGCCCCGCGCGCCCAGTCGTCCCTGGAGTCACAGCGCCAGATCAATGAGACCGGCGCCATTTACAGGTGCTCCTTGAGTACCGGTTCCTGCAACCCATATGTCCTCGATCCCAATGGAAACCGAGACGCTCCGTTCAGCGAGTACACCTACGACTCGGAGCGAAAGGACTTCCAGTGGCTGGGTGGCTCGATGGACGGCGGCACTAGCGACGCGGACAAGCTTCTGGTTTGCGCCCCGCGATTTTATGCTCCCAGCACAAAGGATTACCATATGCATGGAGTATGCTACTGGGTGAAAAACACCCTGGCTGGCAGTCCGGAGCACGTCAATCGGATTTCCCCGTTGCGGCTAAAGACGGATCAGGTGGTGCAGGAGAACAACGAAATCAACTTCTACTACATACTCGGCGAGCTGGGACTGAGTGCTCATGTTTCGGACGACAACAGCAAATTTCTAATTGGTGCCCCGGGCATATATACCTGGAAGGGATCGGTGATACTCTATGGGCGAGTTGACCCTGCAGAAAACCCAAGCGTCAGCCGGCGCGACACGAGCAGCGCTCTGCGCCGAAAGACTCGGGAAAGCGACTCCAATGACTACACACCCGACAACTTTGTCCCGGAAATTCCCAAGCCACAGAACTGGGGTCAACAGGATGACTCCTACTTTGGCTATTCTGTGGCCTCTGGTTACTTTGACAGCACGAACCTAACCACTCTGCTGTACGTGGCCACCGCTCCGCAGGCCAACAGACAATCCGGCGAGGCATATATATTCGATGTTCTGGGCAAGACCATAAAGAAGTTCCACGTGTTCCGTGGAGAGCAGTTTGGGGAGTACTTCGGCTATTCGGTCCTCGCCGAGGATCTCAACGGCGATGGAAGGACGGATGTGGTGATTTCAGCCCCCCAACACTCCCAGGAAGACTCGCACGACAACGGTGCCATCTATGTTTTTATCAACAAGGGCTTT TTCAATTTTGAGTCGAAACTGCTGCGATCGCCCATTGCCAGCAAGGCACGCTTCGGGACTACGCTGACCCGCCTGGGAGACATTAATCACGATGGCTACAATG ATATCGCTGTCGGGGCGCCGTTTGCGGGAAATGGATCGGTTTTCATCTACCTGGGTAGCGAGCACGGTCTGCGGAACCAGCCCAGTCAGCGGCTGGATGCGCCTTCGGGCAAACCTTCAAAGTATGGGGAACATATGTTTGGCCATGGCCTCTCCCGTGGGTCCGATATCGACGGCAATGGATTTAATGACTTTGCAATCGGAGCTCCGAATGCTGAGGCCGTGTATTTGTATCGTGCCTATCCTGTTGTCAGGTTAAAAGCTACTGTAAAATCACAGTCGCGTGAAATCAAGCCGGAGCAGGACAAGGTGGCAATCACAGCCTGCTACGGAATAACCACAACGGCCACAGCGCCGGCAGTCCAGAAGCAGGAGATGACCATACGCATCGTCATCGACTCACAGTTGAAACGGGCCAAGTTCACTCAGACTCAAAGCCATGAAATGAGTTTCACAGTCGACGCAGGACTGACTGAGCAGTGCCAAGTCTTTGAGTGCGTTGTGCGCTACAGCGAGAAGGACATATTCACACCCATCGAACTGGAGATGCACTACGAACTAACAAAGAAAGTCCCTGATTCTGAGG ATTTCTGCGAGACCTGTGTCGCTGTTGATCCCGCAGAGCCGAAGGTCTACACTGAGAAGATCATATTCAGCACGGGTTGCGCAACTGATATTTGTATTGCAGACTTACAACTGAAAAGCAAGGATGTGAG CCCTACCTACACCTTGGGGAGTGGCAATACTCTCCGCTTGAACTACGAGATCACCAACAACGGAGAGACCGCCTATCTGCCACAATTCAATGTAACGAGCGTGCCCCACTTGAGCTTTGCTCAGATACCGGGCAATTGCCGGGTTAGCGACACTGGAATGGTCTGCGATCTGAACCGGGGGCGACCGCTGGCCAAGGGAGATAGGGATGGCATTACTATTAGCTTCGATGTAAGCTCTCTGAGTGGTTTAGCACTTATAATAAACGCCGAGGTGTTCAGTACGGGATATGAAAAGAATCCCATGGACAACAGGCAGACCAATGTGATCAGCCTGAGGGAGTACACCGAGATAGACGCCACTGG GGGCCAAATAAATGGCCAAATTGACTTGGAACACTACAAAAACTCCGCGGAAATAATCAACAATTACGAGATTAAGAGCAATGGCCCCAGTATTATCGACGACTTGACATTGTCCTTTCATATACCTATAGCGTATAAAATTGCTGGATCAACTGCCATCATACCCATCATCAACATGACCACATTGAAGATGCAGGCCACCTACGATGCTCAGTTGCTGGGTATAGAGCTGTTCGATCAGAACAACACCATGCTCATCCTAGATCCAATAGAAATTTCCTCCACGCGCGGCATCCAGAGTACGGAGCGAACGGTGATTAGACAGAATGGACAGGGATACGATATTACCACTAGTGGGCATATACACCAGTCTTGGCAAGAGCTCGACTCTGATATGGTGGCTACCGCTTCCATGACGCGCAAGCGGCGTGATCTCAAAGCGGTGACTGCCAACCGCGAGCAGTACGCTCGCATCTCAAACGCCAAAGCGCACGACCTGCTCAGCGAGGACTTTAAGGGCAAGTTGCCGGTGAATCGCACAATTGTATTTAACTGCAGGGATCCAGACATGACGATCTGCATCCGAGCCGAGATGCGTGTCTACAACTTTAGAGCGGATAAGCCTGTCAACCTGAATGTTCGTTACTCTGTTGACCTCAATGAAGTCAATGCCATTTTATTGGATCCATGGGAGTACTTTGTCATCCTGACCGATCTGGACTTGTTGAAGAAGGGAGACCTGTCCGGCAGCTCGTATTCCATCAATCGGAAGATTGAGCCAAATGTGATATCCAAACATCTGCAGTCACGCCTGCCCATCTGGATCATAATTGTATCCATTATCGGTGGCTTGCTTCTGCTCTCAGCGATAAGTTATGCCCTCTATAAG TTCGGGTTCTTCAATCGAGCCAAAAAGGAAGAACTGAATAGACTGGTGAATCAGAGCCCCGACGAACCCGAGGCTGAGAACCTAAATAGCGACGGTAATAACTAA
- the LOC108158475 gene encoding integrin alpha-PS3 isoform X1 has protein sequence MKFQSPTSTKMDICRLWILVSLSLQLHLLPGLLVDAFNFSPRANLVIGAPQHLRFHLNQTRSSYFGYTLVIRPTSVIVGAPRAQSSLESQRQINETGAIYRCSLSTGSCNPYVLDPNGNRDAPFSEYTYDSERKDFQWLGGSMDGGTSDADKLLVCAPRFYAPSTKDYHMHGVCYWVKNTLAGSPEHVNRISPLRLKTDQVVQENNEINFYYILGELGLSAHVSDDNSKFLIGAPGIYTWKGSVILYGRVDPAENPSVSRRDTSSALRRKTRESDSNDYTPDNFVPEIPKPQNWGQQDDSYFGYSVASGYFDSTNLTTLLYVATAPQANRQSGEAYIFDVLGKTIKKFHVFRGEQFGEYFGYSVLAEDLNGDGRTDVVISAPQHSQEDSHDNGAIYVFINKGFFNFESKLLRSPIASKARFGTTLTRLGDINHDGYNDIAVGAPFAGNGSVFIYLGSEHGLRNQPSQRLDAPSGKPSKYGEHMFGHGLSRGSDIDGNGFNDFAIGAPNAEAVYLYRAYPVVRLKATVKSQSREIKPEQDKVAITACYGITTTATAPAVQKQEMTIRIVIDSQLKRAKFTQTQSHEMSFTVDAGLTEQCQVFECVVRYSEKDIFTPIELEMHYELTKKVPDSEDFCETCVAVDPAEPKVYTEKIIFSTGCATDICIADLQLKSKDVSPTYTLGSGNTLRLNYEITNNGETAYLPQFNVTSVPHLSFAQIPGNCRVSDTGMVCDLNRGRPLAKGDRDGITISFDVSSLSGLALIINAEVFSTGYEKNPMDNRQTNVISLREYTEIDATGGQINGQIDLEHYKNSAEIINNYEIKSNGPSIIDDLTLSFHIPIAYKIAGSTAIIPIINMTTLKMQATYDAQLLGIELFDQNNTMLILDPIEISSTRGIQSTERTVIRQNGQGYDITTSGHIHQSWQELDSDMVATASMTRKRRDLKAVTANREQYARISNAKAHDLLSEDFKGKLPVNRTIVFNCRDPDMTICIRAEMRVYNFRADKPVNLNVRYSVDLNEVNAILLDPWEYFVILTDLDLLKKGDLSGSSYSINRKIEPNVISKHLQSRLPIWIIIVSIIGGLLLLSAISYALYKFGFFNRAKKEELNRLVNQSPDEPEAENLNSDGNN, from the exons TGTCATTGTAGGAGCCCCGCGCGCCCAGTCGTCCCTGGAGTCACAGCGCCAGATCAATGAGACCGGCGCCATTTACAGGTGCTCCTTGAGTACCGGTTCCTGCAACCCATATGTCCTCGATCCCAATGGAAACCGAGACGCTCCGTTCAGCGAGTACACCTACGACTCGGAGCGAAAGGACTTCCAGTGGCTGGGTGGCTCGATGGACGGCGGCACTAGCGACGCGGACAAGCTTCTGGTTTGCGCCCCGCGATTTTATGCTCCCAGCACAAAGGATTACCATATGCATGGAGTATGCTACTGGGTGAAAAACACCCTGGCTGGCAGTCCGGAGCACGTCAATCGGATTTCCCCGTTGCGGCTAAAGACGGATCAGGTGGTGCAGGAGAACAACGAAATCAACTTCTACTACATACTCGGCGAGCTGGGACTGAGTGCTCATGTTTCGGACGACAACAGCAAATTTCTAATTGGTGCCCCGGGCATATATACCTGGAAGGGATCGGTGATACTCTATGGGCGAGTTGACCCTGCAGAAAACCCAAGCGTCAGCCGGCGCGACACGAGCAGCGCTCTGCGCCGAAAGACTCGGGAAAGCGACTCCAATGACTACACACCCGACAACTTTGTCCCGGAAATTCCCAAGCCACAGAACTGGGGTCAACAGGATGACTCCTACTTTGGCTATTCTGTGGCCTCTGGTTACTTTGACAGCACGAACCTAACCACTCTGCTGTACGTGGCCACCGCTCCGCAGGCCAACAGACAATCCGGCGAGGCATATATATTCGATGTTCTGGGCAAGACCATAAAGAAGTTCCACGTGTTCCGTGGAGAGCAGTTTGGGGAGTACTTCGGCTATTCGGTCCTCGCCGAGGATCTCAACGGCGATGGAAGGACGGATGTGGTGATTTCAGCCCCCCAACACTCCCAGGAAGACTCGCACGACAACGGTGCCATCTATGTTTTTATCAACAAGGGCTTT TTCAATTTTGAGTCGAAACTGCTGCGATCGCCCATTGCCAGCAAGGCACGCTTCGGGACTACGCTGACCCGCCTGGGAGACATTAATCACGATGGCTACAATG ATATCGCTGTCGGGGCGCCGTTTGCGGGAAATGGATCGGTTTTCATCTACCTGGGTAGCGAGCACGGTCTGCGGAACCAGCCCAGTCAGCGGCTGGATGCGCCTTCGGGCAAACCTTCAAAGTATGGGGAACATATGTTTGGCCATGGCCTCTCCCGTGGGTCCGATATCGACGGCAATGGATTTAATGACTTTGCAATCGGAGCTCCGAATGCTGAGGCCGTGTATTTGTATCGTGCCTATCCTGTTGTCAGGTTAAAAGCTACTGTAAAATCACAGTCGCGTGAAATCAAGCCGGAGCAGGACAAGGTGGCAATCACAGCCTGCTACGGAATAACCACAACGGCCACAGCGCCGGCAGTCCAGAAGCAGGAGATGACCATACGCATCGTCATCGACTCACAGTTGAAACGGGCCAAGTTCACTCAGACTCAAAGCCATGAAATGAGTTTCACAGTCGACGCAGGACTGACTGAGCAGTGCCAAGTCTTTGAGTGCGTTGTGCGCTACAGCGAGAAGGACATATTCACACCCATCGAACTGGAGATGCACTACGAACTAACAAAGAAAGTCCCTGATTCTGAGG ATTTCTGCGAGACCTGTGTCGCTGTTGATCCCGCAGAGCCGAAGGTCTACACTGAGAAGATCATATTCAGCACGGGTTGCGCAACTGATATTTGTATTGCAGACTTACAACTGAAAAGCAAGGATGTGAG CCCTACCTACACCTTGGGGAGTGGCAATACTCTCCGCTTGAACTACGAGATCACCAACAACGGAGAGACCGCCTATCTGCCACAATTCAATGTAACGAGCGTGCCCCACTTGAGCTTTGCTCAGATACCGGGCAATTGCCGGGTTAGCGACACTGGAATGGTCTGCGATCTGAACCGGGGGCGACCGCTGGCCAAGGGAGATAGGGATGGCATTACTATTAGCTTCGATGTAAGCTCTCTGAGTGGTTTAGCACTTATAATAAACGCCGAGGTGTTCAGTACGGGATATGAAAAGAATCCCATGGACAACAGGCAGACCAATGTGATCAGCCTGAGGGAGTACACCGAGATAGACGCCACTGG GGGCCAAATAAATGGCCAAATTGACTTGGAACACTACAAAAACTCCGCGGAAATAATCAACAATTACGAGATTAAGAGCAATGGCCCCAGTATTATCGACGACTTGACATTGTCCTTTCATATACCTATAGCGTATAAAATTGCTGGATCAACTGCCATCATACCCATCATCAACATGACCACATTGAAGATGCAGGCCACCTACGATGCTCAGTTGCTGGGTATAGAGCTGTTCGATCAGAACAACACCATGCTCATCCTAGATCCAATAGAAATTTCCTCCACGCGCGGCATCCAGAGTACGGAGCGAACGGTGATTAGACAGAATGGACAGGGATACGATATTACCACTAGTGGGCATATACACCAGTCTTGGCAAGAGCTCGACTCTGATATGGTGGCTACCGCTTCCATGACGCGCAAGCGGCGTGATCTCAAAGCGGTGACTGCCAACCGCGAGCAGTACGCTCGCATCTCAAACGCCAAAGCGCACGACCTGCTCAGCGAGGACTTTAAGGGCAAGTTGCCGGTGAATCGCACAATTGTATTTAACTGCAGGGATCCAGACATGACGATCTGCATCCGAGCCGAGATGCGTGTCTACAACTTTAGAGCGGATAAGCCTGTCAACCTGAATGTTCGTTACTCTGTTGACCTCAATGAAGTCAATGCCATTTTATTGGATCCATGGGAGTACTTTGTCATCCTGACCGATCTGGACTTGTTGAAGAAGGGAGACCTGTCCGGCAGCTCGTATTCCATCAATCGGAAGATTGAGCCAAATGTGATATCCAAACATCTGCAGTCACGCCTGCCCATCTGGATCATAATTGTATCCATTATCGGTGGCTTGCTTCTGCTCTCAGCGATAAGTTATGCCCTCTATAAG TTCGGGTTCTTCAATCGAGCCAAAAAGGAAGAACTGAATAGACTGGTGAATCAGAGCCCCGACGAACCCGAGGCTGAGAACCTAAATAGCGACGGTAATAACTAA